The genomic DNA GGAGAGCGTCCTTGCCGTGGGCTGGCATCCCTGTGGCCCCACTGGGCAACAGGAGGCAGAGGGCACTCAGTCCTGGTGTTCACTGAGCATCTGAGGTGGCAGGTGCCCGGAAGCCACCCAGGAAGGCGCAGCTTTGTCCCCTCCATGGCAGGTCGCCGCCGAAGAGCTGTGCTCCCTGCTGGGCCAAGTCTTCCAGATTGTGTACACGGAGTCCACCATCGACTTTCTGGACAGAGCCATATTTGATGGAGCCTCAACACCCACCCACCACCTGTCCCTTCACAGTGGTACGTGGTGAGAGGGCGGGCAGCAGGGCCCCAGCTTCCCTCCCCCAGTCCTGCAGAAATGCCCCCCAGGCAGCATCCGTGTGCAGTGCCTTTGCTCCCTGTCCTGGGGGTTCAAGCCAATGCCCTTTGTTTCCAGACTTCACGTTCATGTTGCTCTGCAGGTTTAGTCAAGGCCATCCTCTTACACCAGCCTGGTGGCTTCCAGCATAACTTTGGGAGCCCGGAACACTTTTTCTGGAACTACATGTGGCTAAAGTCACTTCACCTAACTCAGAACAGAGGGCCAGGAGGGGCTTCCAGCACTGGGGCTGAGCGTGGGTTTGAGGAGCCTCCCTTCCAGAACGCCCAGACCTCACTGCGCTTGGTGGGTGTGAGGACTCCTTCCAGAACGCAGACTGCCTTGGAGCAGGGTGGTGGGTGGGAGGAAGTGAAGGAGTCCTGAAGACTGTGTGGCGTGACCAGCATCCGGGAGCCACCACCTCCGCATGGGTATCTGGAGCGTTTTCAGGAATCTGTTAGCGCACACAACACATTTCCTTTACACACAGCCCACTTGAGCTAAATATTCTACACACCAAGAGTATCTGTCTTAAATATGTGATTTATTGAGGACTCATGGCTTCTGTAAGTAGAAAGACACTGGAGACAGTACAGCTGTAGCTTCCAGTATCGTCTGTCTGTGGAGATAAGTCCCAGCCCTGCGTCCTCCCCAGTGGTTCACACATCTCAGCGAAGAGGGACAAAGCCAGGAGAACCCTCCTTTGTGTGTTTATGAAGCTGGGGGCTCTTTGAGGAAGGACCCATCCCAGGGCTGGTTGTCCGCTGCCTGCCTTTCCTGCTGCTGGTGCTGAAGCTGCACGCGGCCCCGCAGAAACGGCCCAGCAAGGCAGGCGGTCTGTCCCCATATGCTGGGCGGGGGTTGAGGCCCAGAGGCCAGCGACTTCTCTCCAGTAAGTAGCAGGTGGTTGGTTTATCAAGCCGTATGTAAACATCCAATTTCAGTGTGATTGGTTTGCCCTTGTGCATTAAAATTCCCAATAGGgtcttttttttgctgaatctTTTGCTAAAAAGTgcataaattataaatgtatagtTGCATGAGTTTTCACAAAGTAAGATGTAAGTGATCAGGGCTTCTTGAGTGGCCTTCCTCCCTGCCAGCCTCCACTCCACATGGGCGGCGGCGTGCCTCTCTCCTCAAGTCTCCCTGTGGGatctgcacacatacacacgcacctGTCACCCATGCACACGTACGAACAGGCACACCTCAGAGATCGCTGGTGCATTCCAGACCACCGCAAGAAAGCGAGTATCGCAATAAAATGAGTTGCAtgagtttttcagtttttcccagtGCACCTagaagttatgtttacactataccaTAGTCTGtgaagtgtgcaatagcattatgtctaaaaaacaatgtacgtACTTTAGTTAAAAAGTACTTCATTGCTAAGAAATGCTCACTGTcgtctgagccttcagcgagccGTAATCTTTTTACTGATGGAGGCTCTTGGAAAAAACGCAGTGTCTGCGAAGGGCAGTGAAGTGAGGTATGCCTTatcacacatgtgtgcacatctgtacacaccacacatgcacacccatTCCGTGCACATGTACACGCTCACACTCTCACACCCACGTGCACGCACACGCATCTTGTGCTggtttctgcctcagggcctttcttACTGAGTCTCTTTGCTCCTGCTGCTGTGAGGTCACCAAAACTTAGGAGCTTAGAAGCTTAAACACAGATCTAGTCTCTCACGTTTTGTAGGCCAGAGTCCAGAGCGGGTCTCACTGGCTAAAATCAGGGTGCTGGCCAGGCTGCCTTCCTTCTTCGGCTCTGGGAGAAGCTGGCTCCTGCCTTTTCTAGCTTTGGGAGCCCTTCCTGCATCTTCACAGCCGGCAGAGGAAAATCTCTGACCTCCTGTTGTCACAGCTCTgtctgcccctctgcccctcctccacttTGAAGGGCCCGGTGGTCACACCAAGCCCACCCACATAGCCCAGGACATTCTCCCTGTGTTTGGTCAGCTACGGAGCAGCCTCCACCCCCATCGCCATGTCACCCACACATTCATAGGTCCTGGGATTTGGACGTGGACCGTTGCCCTTGCCcaccacttttatttcttcccactGCCAGAAACGTCCCTTGTTCTTCCTCAGCCTCTGCCACACCATCTCACCACCACTGTGACAGCTCGGCTTGCTGTCTAGAACGGTGCTCCGATGTCCCGCACGGTCTGTGTCATACAGACGTTACGTCATCTGTCCAGGGTTTCCCGAGTAGctgctgtgtaccaggccctTGCTGGGCTGAGGGTCTCGGGCATCCCGAGGCCTCGTCTCTGTCCTTGGGGAGCAGCTGTCTGCGTGTGGAGCTCGGCTGGGTCCAGGATGGGGGTCAGACCTACCAGCTCTGATTGTGGCTCTGCCCTCACAGCTGTGACGTGGGGCACAACTTCTCTGATTTACATCCTCATCTAAAAGCAGGGCAGTGATGAGACCTGCCAGAGTCAGAGAAGATGAGGTAACACAGCTCCTAGGATTCTGCCAGATGTGGAGCTGACACCTACAAatggtgcttttctttttcttggccaTTGGGGagcctcctccagctctgccacttggcaCATCCTCTGAGACCAGAGCATCACCCCTCCAGCCCAGACCTGCAGCAGGTGGTGCATCTCACAAGAGCCCAGGAGGAGCGGGTGCAGGTGCGGCCTGAGGTGCGCCCCAGGGGCCCAGCCGGCTCTGCCCACAAAGGCCCCAGGAGCCCTGCCGCCAGGGCTCTGCATCTCCCATTTAGAGCTCGGCCGCTGGActcagtgctctctctctctcacgtaACTGGAAGCATCtgttttctgtgctttctgtacAGATGACTCTTCCACCAAGGTGGACATGAAGGAGTCTTATGAGACAGAAGCCAGCACTTTGTGAGTACTGGGCCCTGGCTTTCAGCAATGCCAGCATGTCAGCCTGGCCCCCCTCCCCTGTCAGGCTCCCTCCATTCTCCCTTGCTGGCCACCCTCCCCTCCCGCTGTTGGGCCCCATTCCTCTTGCTGGGCCCCCTCCCCTTCATCAGCCCCTCAACCCCTCCCCCCGAGTCCAGCCTTCATAGGCTTTCCAGCTCGCAGGCTCCCCAAGGTTGCGCTACCGGTGAGCTCGTTGATCTGTGAGAGCGTGCTAGGCTCCATGTCGCTGATCCCCTCGTGTCTTCCTCTGTCCCACTCCCTGTGCCCCTCCTTCCACCTTCTCCAGACCCTCGCCCCATGCCCGGGCAAGCTGACCTCCCTTTCCCGTCACCTGCCCTGACTCCCACCGCGGGGCACCCCTGGCACTAACTGGGTGCTTGCAGGGTGTCGTGGGTGCAGGTACGGGGCAGGGGTCGAGGAGCTGCCTGCCCATGGCTCGCGTCCTTGCAGCTCCTTCCCTGAGTGTGCGCACGCAGGCGGCGTCTCGCCCTTGTCCTTCTGCATGCAGACGGCACCCCATGCCAAGACGGTGAGCGAGAGCGAGCTGAGCGCCACGGCCGCCGAGCTGCTGCAGGACTACATGCTCACGGTACCCTGCCCACTGCGGGCGCCTTAGTCGTAGAAGTTCCTGAAGGAGGCgaggggggggaggaggaggaggaatggggaggagggTGAGCGAGGGTACCTTGCTTATGTCTCCATCCTCTTCGCCAGGCATCACTGCCTTTCCTGCTGGGACAGTCATTGGGGAGCACTTGGGTTGGTGTGGGGGCTGCTCTGGCCACTGGGGCTTGACCACAGGTCTGTCCCTGGGTCTCAGATGGTGAACGGTGGCAGAGGGACTGGATGCTCCCTGGAAGGGCTGGATGGGGCGTCTCATTGTTCAGCTGACTTTCCCTCTGTCCCCTGACCTCATGTGGTCTTGCCCTTGAAAATTCAGTCTCCTGGCCCACACGTGTCCCCCAGATGGTGTGGGCATTGCTCTGGGCCCAAGGACACCAGTAAACAGACCCCTGGCAGTGGTGCAGCCgtgctccctctgccctgctcctggTGAGATTAGGGCAGACGGCATGGGCTCTTCTTGGGTCCCTGCGACCCTCTGCGCAGGTGTAGGGGCCTTGACCTGTGGCACTCTTCTTCCTCCGGTCACCGGGTCCTGTCTGGTGTCCCACTCTCTCTCTGTAGCTGCGCACCAAGCTGTCCTCGCAGGAGATCCAGCAGTTCGCTGCACTGCTTCACGAATACCGCGACGGGGCCTCGGTGCATGAGTTCTGCATCAACCTGCGGCAGCTCTACGGGGACAGCCGCAAGTTCCTGCTGCTGGGTGAGTCCTGGGATGGACGGGCACCTGAATTGCGGGCCGGGGCTCTGATAGGAAAGGGGGTTCCAGCCAGTAAGGCCCAAGTGATTCTGGCCAGAGGGCtcttcccagtgcctggcaggaGCTCGTCCTCTGGGGAGCAGCAGAGGGCCCCACAGAAGCTAGACTGAGAAGCCAGGAGCTGTGCACTGGCCACATGAGGGCTAAGGGGGCTCTTCAAAGGAGGTGGTGCTTGAGCTGGTTTTGATGGATGAGTAGAAGAAGAGAACGTGGCATTTCTCAGTGGAAGGACCAGCTTTTGCTGAGGCGGTGAGGCCCCAAGAGCTCAGTATGTTGGGCCAGCATGGCAGGCGGGGTGGTCAGGGCCTGCCGCCCATAGCTGGGATGTGGCACTGGACGTCTGCCCACACCCACGAGGACAGGGGCAGGGCTGTGCCTTCCCTCTGCTGACTCCAGAGAACATGGCTGGTTGAAGGTGGCTGGTGGAGGCTCCTGGGTCCTGGGCTCCACCTGCAATAATCCAAGCAGGGTGTGTTGTACCCGCACTGGCTGCCACCTGAGGGCTCTGCTCGCAGGGGGATAAAGGGCTAAAGGCTGGACCTGCTGCCTCCAGTGAGCTCTTGACGACTTCATGGCCTCCCTGGGGTCAGTCGCCCAGCCAGGGCTTAGATCCAAGGGCCTTGACCCCCAGCTCATAGTGTTCCTTTCAGTCTTGTTCTCACATAGGAGGGTGCCTCTTGTACGGAAATGGGTGGTCCTCCAGAGGTGGAAGCGCAGCTGGGCGGTGGGGGCCTGTTGCTCCGAGTTCCACCTCCCCTCACCTTGGAAACTTGTGAACTGGGACTTCTGCGAGGACtggtgggagtgaggggagggccCGAGGCACGTCAGAGTGAGGGTAGACATGGGGCGGGGTCCTCTGGGTCATGGATGTGCTTCCTGTGGGTCAGGCGAGTGGTGTGTCTGCAGGTCTGCGGCCCTTCATCCCTGAGAAGGACAGCCAGCACTTCGAGAATTTCCTGGAGACCATCGGGGTGAAGGATGGCCGAGGTATCATCACGGACAGCTTTGGCAGGTACCGGCGGGCCATGagctccacctccacctccaacGGGAACAGGGCCGCAGGCAGCTCTGATGACCAGTCTGTGCCCTCAGAGGGGGACGAGTGGGACCGCATGATCTCAGACATCAGCAACGACATCGAGGCACTGGGCTGCAGCATGGACCAGGACTCTGCCTGACGACGCCGGGAGGGACCCCGCGCATATGCCCTTCCTGTGCCGGGGCTGGGGCCGGCCGAAGGGCCCCAGGCACAGGTGGCCCTTTACTGTGAAGAACGTGCCCCAGTGAGGGGGCAGAAGGCTGCACCCTGCCGCCTGCCTGCGGCCCCACTTTGGGAGGGGCTCCCTCGGCCAGACCTCGGACAGCTGTCGATTTTGCACATGACGTTTCTATTGAAATTCCCAGAGACCTTAAAAGAAGTTTACTGCAATGTGAATAACTTACCTCTGGTGGCCAGTGTGTTTCTGACCCAGTGGGGTGAGAGCGGCGGCCTTTGCTCTGGCCTCTGTCCCAGGCCTGCATGCCCGGGGCTGGGTACGGTGGTCTGGGGGCCAGGCTGCCCTTTGGCTCTGGCCCCTGCAGGGAGCTGGGCCGGGCTCAGTGGCAGGGGAGGCCACGGGGAGGACGTGATGTGGGCTTTTGCTTTGTGGACATGGGGTGCAGGAGTCTTGGGGACGTGTGGTTGTGAGTGGCAGGCCCTGGCTATTGGGACCCAGGCACTGGGCTCTCCAAGGGGCGCTGGCTCTGTTCTGGCCTCACCCAAGTTCCCAGGTCTCACCTGCCATTGCAGTGGTTTCCAGAGCAAACCCTgtacaccccccaccccaccagaaGTGCCATCCGCATCCTGAAAGCGTGTTATCTTGGAGCCTGGGTCCCATTTCCAGGGGGCCCTCCTCAATCCCCTGGGCTCGGCTCCTCCTGTGCCCTTGAGACATGGGGAGGTAATGGGGATGACCGCAGGGCAGGGGCCTCAGTTtgggagctgggcctggagattGCAGTGTGCAGGCACGGGCAGGCCCAGCTCTGGGACTCCCTCCTCACCTGGAAGGTGCCTTCATCCTGCAGACCCCCTCCCAGTTTCCTGTACAAGCTCTGGCTGAGCTGGGGGGGCGTCTGGTCCCAGGGAGGGAGGGTAGAGCCCTGGTCTCATGTGTGGGACCAGGCAAGGGTCTGCAGTCCCTCAGGCTCCCTCCTgcagaggggcagggcaggacagGAGGAAGAACCTCAGACTGCTCTGGACAGGATGTCTGAGAGCTGTTCACGAGCAGCCCAGGCCGGGCAGAGCTAAGGGAGACACTTGGTAGATACTGTCTCTAGACACGTGTGCAAATCGATCTGCCCTGGAAGCATTTGGGACAGCGAAAGACAGCcacagcccagggctggcccctctagagCCCAGCCTGTGCCTGAGCAGTGGGACCTGTAGTGGGATTGCATGAGCCTTCTGTGCAGATGGTCAGGACTGCTCCTGCCCCTTCAGGGGCCCCCACCCACATGTGGTCCCCCACTACAGTCCCTCACCCTGTCCTGGGACATGGCCCCCACTCTCTGGGTCCCTAGACTTTGGAGAAAAGAGGACATAGGCCGGAGTGAGGGGCCAGGAACTTTGAGGATTAACCACTGGCCCCCTGAGCAAATGCGGTTTTCCTGCAGCTTCTCCAGTGCAGGTGCCCTTGTGGAAACTTCTAGGGTCTCCTACATCTGGGGACATCCACCTGGAAACTCCAGTCCCAAGGCCCATGCATTGAGTCACAGACAGGTGACCAGACTGCCTGCAGTCTCTAGGCAAATCAGGCACCCCAGGACATAAGGGGAGGACCACCACCCTTTGGGAACACAGTAGAGGGCCCCCACCCTCGGGGGACAAAAGAGAAGGATGACCACCCTCTGGGACATGCGGGGAGAACCACCACCCtctggggatggggaaggaggacCACCACTCTGTGGGGACATGGGGGAAAGACCATCACCCTTGGGGACATGGAGGCGGGGACCAGCACGCTCTGGGGACATAGGGGAAAGACCACCACCCTCTGGGGATATGGGGGGGGAACCACTGTCCTCTGGGGATATGTGGGGGAGGACCACCACCCTCTGGGGACATAGGGGAAAGACCACCACCCTCTGGGGATATAGGGGGGGACCACTGCCCTCTGGGGATATGGGGGGGGGAGGACCACTGCCCTCTGGGGATATGTGGGGGAGGACCACCACCCTCTGGGGATATGGGGCGAGGACCACCACCCTCTGGGGATATGAGGGGAGGACCACCACTCTGGGGACACGGGGAGAGGGCCAGCACCTTCTGGGGACACGAGGGGAGGACCACCACACTCTAGAACCTTCTGGGGACACGGTGGGGAGGGCCATGACTCTGGGGACATGTGGGAAGGACCACCACCCTCTGAAGATGTGGGGGTTGGACCACCACACTCCTTGGGTTCTGTGTAGCCTCTGGAAATGTCTTCACACCGCCTCAAATCCTGCTCAGCCAGAGCCTGTGCTTGGGGAGCAGTTGGAGCAGGAACAGAGAAACAATGAGGGAACACTCATTTATtgagcagcagagctgagggGCAGGGATGGAGTTGGGTCACTGGTCAGCGGCTACATTGTCAGCTCCTGCAGGAAATGTAGAAAGAGAGGGTCACGTGGGAGAGGCCCCAGCAGAGCCAGCCAGGGTGTCTGCGAAGGGGCCTAGTCACTCACCATGATGGCGTTTACGATATCGCTCTGGTTGTCCCTCAGGGCCCGCACAGCCTTGGCCCTCGACACATTGGCCTGCGCCATCACCAGCTCAATGTCCCGCAGCTCCAGCCCCGCCTCGTCCACCTGGAGGGGGGCAAGCAGGAGCTGCTGGAGCTGCCCCCCCCCGACACCCCAGGCAGAGTCTCTGAGGGCCCACCCCGCCACCCCCGACCCTGTGGACCTCCCCTAGACCCCCACAGGCAGTGCTCCCCCAGACCCTACAGGCAGAACTCCCCTAGGCCAAGTCCCCCCAAGCAGAGCCTCCCCGCCTGCATGCCTGAGGCAGGGCCCAGCATCCCTgggcctcacctcctcctcctcctcgcccccttcttcctcctcgCATGGCCTCACATGCGGCCCGGGTGCAGACTCAGGGACCAGGGCAGAGGGCTCCGCGGGCACCTTGAACTTCTCGGCGGCGGCTCTGTGCACTTGCTGGGACAGGTCCTCAATCTGTAGCACAGGGCACAGCTGTCAGCCAAGtccacacccccagcccctgcccgtGCCCGCGGCCAGTCGAACCTTGGCCTCTCCGAAGACCACGTAGGTGTCCGAGGCCGGGCTCTTGAAGACGTCGGGCTTGGCGATGACGAAAAGGATGTTTTTGGACTTCTGGATGGTGATCCTGGTGACCCCCTGGATCTGCCGCAAGCCCAGCTTGGACATTGCCTGGGGGCACAAGGGGCTCAGACCTGGGTGTCAGCCCCAGGGGTcccagtggggggtgggggggaaggagCAGGCCCAGGGGCAAGCAGCACACTGCTAGGGGATGAGCGCTCTGCCACCTCCGGGGGACCATCTCTGGATGTAAGCAGACTTCTTTGGACCTTGGGCAGCACTCCATGGGACTCCTCATGGGACCCCTACAGTCGTCTCTGGGACCCCAGGCAGCCCCCCCTTGTGTACAGTAGGGCATTGGACTCAGGCTGAGAGGGCCACCTCAACTGACATGCAGGCCCCAGCTGTTTCACAAGGTGTTCACTACTGAATTCCCCAAGGACCCCCACTGGTAGGATTCATTAGCCATGGGGTGAGAGGGGTCCCCTTGTGCAGccaggcccccagcccacctTTCGGGCCTTCTTCTCACTGCGACTCTGCTTGGCTTTGGCGACGGTCTCCTCGCTGCCACTGCCCGCTGCAGCCTGGGGAAGGGTGGGGTCTGAGCATCCGAGGGTGGGTGTGGAGCCTTCCCAGGGGCGCACCCTCCCCCCTGGGCCAGGCACCTGGGCCGGGCACTGCGCACTCTGCGGTCCTGAGAAGTTCTCCTCCAGCTCGGCTGATGACTCTCCGTGGCTGTCTGAGTGCTGGCCTGAGCCCGGTGCTCGTGGTGAGTCTGGGGACAGGAGAGGTGTGAGGACAGCTCTGCACCATGGAGCAGGAACCCCTCTGGCCCACCCCACTGCCTCTGGTCCTGCTGCTCAGGACAGCGCTCCAGCCCGGGGTCCCCCTCACCTTCCTCCAGGCTGTCCTGGTCGTCCTGATGCTCGGTAGCTGGGAGCCCTCGAGGGCCGGCTGGGCTCCAGGGCCCAGAGCCAGGAGGCACTTGGCAGGGGGGTGAGAGCTGTGAGGCCAGGTCTTTGGCATGGCTGCCCCTCTTGGAGGCTGCCTTGGGGCTGAGAAGGGGGGCGTGGGGCGGGAGGGTGACTCGCTGTCCGGCCCCCTGGAGGTTTGTGGTTCCTGAGAAGGCAGCCACCGCCCGCTGGGCTCCTGCCTTGGGGGATGGGAGGCTTGGAGAGCCCGGGGGCTCCTCACCCTCCATTGAGTCTTCCCGGGGGCCCTGAcaagggcaggggccagggagcGCCATGGGAGGCGGGGCTGCCTCCACGAGGACACCAGCAGCAGAGGGCTCAGAGCCCAGGATACTGTCCTGGGGCGCCCTGGGCAGGCCCCCCGTGGGGCTTTCTAGGGACTGTGGTGGGAAGGGGCCGGGGATTCTGGGTGCTGCCTGGGCCCGCTGGCTACTGCCCAGGCTCAGAACAGGCTCTGGCTgccaggagggaggtggggatgtGGGGGCAGGCTCTTTGGGGTAGCCCTCACCCAGCCTGGGCACAGCCCTCAATGGAGGCTCTGCACAGGAGCCCAGCCAGGCCTCTGAGGCCACAGCCCCTGGAAGCCGGGGCTCCGGGGtggcccttccctcctccactgGGCTTGGGGGCTGTGCCTGGCTGACCTCGGGGCAGGCAGCAGGACACCCCTCTGGGCTGCTGCTCCTGGGAGCCTTCCCGGCACCCTGCGGCCTTGGCTTAAGGCCTCCACTCCACTGGTTCTTGGCCCCCTGGGCCTCCTTTGGCAGCAAGTGGGGCTCAGCTCCACCACCAGTGTGCACGCCGGCATCAGGACAGGCTCTCCACTCGGGCACCAACACATCCTCAGCTACTTCCTTTCCACTGGAGGCACGCTCAGGGGTGTCCAGGGCCTCCGTGGCAGGCTCGGGGGTGTCCAGAGTCTCCGTGTCAGGCTCAGGGGTGTCCAGGCCCTTCGTGGGAGGCTCAGGGGTGTCTGGGGCCTCCGTGGCAGGCTCAGTCGTGTCCAGGGCCTCCGTGTCGGGCTCTGGGGTGTCCAGGGCCTTCGTGGCAGGCTCGGGGGTGTCCAGGGTCTCCATGTCGGGCTCAGGGGTGTCCAGGGCCTCCGTGTCGGGCTCAGGGGTATCCAGGGCCTTCATGGCACGCTCGGGGGTGTCCAGGGTCTCCATGTCAGGCTCAGGGGTGTCCAGGGCCTCCGTGTCGGGCTCAGGGGTGTCCAGNNNNNNNNNNGGGTGTCCAGGGCCTTCGTGGCAGGCTCGGGGGTGTCCAGGGTCTCCGTGTCAGGCTCAGGGGTGTCCAGGGCCTTTGTGGCAGGCTCAGGGATGTCCAGGGCCTCCGTGTCGGGCTCAGGGGTGTCCAGAGCCTCCATGTCAGGCTTAGGGGTCTCCAGGGCCTCCGTGGCAGGTTTGGGGGTGTCCCCGGCCTCTGTGTCAGGCTCGGGGATGTCCCTGGCTTCCATGGCAGGGGTGTCCATGGCAGGCTCGGGGGTCTCCAAGCCCTCTGTGTCAGGTTCAGGGGTGTCCCTGGCTTCTGTGATAGGCTTGGGAGTGTGCAGGCCCTCCGTGTCAGGTTTGGGGGTGTCCGGTCCCTCTGTGTCAGGCTCAGGGGTGTCCAGGGCCTCCGTCTCAGGCAGGGGCGTTGCCAGGGCCTCCATGTCAGGCTCAGGGGAGTCCAGGGCCTCCATGTCAGGCTCAGGGGTGTCCAGGATGTCCACGTCAGGCTTGGGGGTGTCCAAGGCCTCCATTTCAGGCTCGGGGGTGCCCAGGATGTCCACATCAGACTCGGGGGTGTCTGGGCCCTCCATGGCAGACTTGGGGGTGCCCAGAGCCTCCATGTCATGGTCAGGGGTGTCCAGGGCCTCCGTGGCAGGCTCAGAGGTGTCCAGGGCCTCCATGTCAGGCTCGGGGGTGTCCGGGCCCTTCATGGCAGACTTGGGGATGCCCAGGGCCTCCATGTCAGGCTCGGGGTTGTCCAGGCCCTCCGTGGCAGACTTGGGGGTTCCCAGGGCCTCCATGTCAGGCTTGGGGGTGTCCAGAGCCTCCGAGTCAGGCTCAGGGGTATCCCAACTCTCCATGGCAGACCTGGGCGTGGCCAGGCCCTCCTTGTCATGCTTAGGGGTGTCCAGGCCCTCTGTAGCAGATTTGGGGGTGTCCAGGGCCTCTGTGGCAGGCTTGGGCGTGTCCAGGGCCTCCATGGCAGATTTGGGGGTGTCCAGGGTCTCCGTGTCAGGCTCAGGGGTGTCCAGGGCCTCTATAGCAGATTTGGGGGTGTCCAGGGTCTCCATGGCAGGCTCAGGGGTGTCCAGGGCCTCTGTGTCAGGCTCGGGGGTGTCCAGGGCCTCCATAGCAGATTTGGGCGTGTCCAGGGCCTCTGTGTCAGGCTCAGGGGTGTCCAGGGCCTCCGTGGCAGGTTCAGAGGTGTCCAGGGCCTCGGTCTCAGGCATGGGTGTGTCCGAGCTCTCTGTGGCAGACTTGGGGGTGCTCAGGGCCTCCGTGTCACGCTCTGGGATGTCCAGGCCCTTTGAGGCAGGCTCAGGGGTTCCAAGGGCCTCTATGTCAGGCTCAGGGATGTCCAGGCCCTCTGTGTCATGCTCAGGGGTATCCAGACTCTCTGTGTCATGCTCAGGGGTGTCCAGACGCTCTGAGGCAGGCTTGGGGGTACCCAGGGCTTCCTCATCATGCTCAGGGGTGCCCAGGACTTCCTTGTCATGTTCGGGGGTGTCCAGGCCCTCTGAGGCAGGCTCGGGGGTGTCCAGGACCTCCTTGTCATGCTCGGGGGTGTCCAGGCCCTCTGAGGCAGGCTTGGGGGTGTCCAGGACCTCCTTGTCATGCTCGGGGGTGTTCAGGCCCTCTGAGGCAGGCTTGGGGGTACCCAGGACCTCCTTGTCACACTCAGGGCTGTCCAGGCCCNNNNNNNNNNNNNNNNNNNNNNNNNNNNNNNNNNNNNNNNNNNNNNNNNNNNNNNNNNNNNN from Equus quagga isolate Etosha38 chromosome 8, UCLA_HA_Equagga_1.0, whole genome shotgun sequence includes the following:
- the NACAD gene encoding NAC-alpha domain-containing protein 1; the protein is MPGEAARAELLLPEAGGPGPRTDLSCDAAAATTPRGDQLEHCALTPGPSALALTFLPNKPGARPPPEGASWDAGPGTPSAWAVPTEGGPSPGPPEVRPAEGPLLATLEPRIVMGEETHRAPPLSRAALPELRDWEGGHASLNPPPELCSQGDPPVPFPALDPDSYFTPPSTPTETASALLPSAGPCRDARDAQAEPGGSPPASPPASPPASPSGSYITADGDSWASSPSCSLSLLSPAEGLDVPSGWGFSPLGSMADEQELPPAGPPGSLSSESSLSADSSSSWGQEGHFFELDFLANDPMIPAALLPFRGSLIFEVEAVEVTPLPPEGEEEEQEEEQEGEQEEEAPAPGGDLAGEGEDDSTFASSLQSLSDLSITEGMDEAFAFRDDTSAASSDPDSASYTGADDERLYSGEPHAQPTALLQNSPGEALSWGPECAPGVLEGEASHATESQETAAEIAGAEPALGQASTAAVAPHAPQEGPGLTGLTPQALGKEADSTAGPGPVATATPQPLQEGDDATLGLEPRTAQGVAGFLPSPDSPQDLKEEAGQGPAAAASPEPQPGEVDLATPLPLQDAGLPSGQGPAAAASYQALQTDASCLPGTEPMATSARREGDKALRLRPAPDDRDAGHTGGPEPPALDQAQQGSPEQAADAEIPWASQEDAGCLSPATEAPDPAEPDTEAPDISKSASEGLDTPEHDKEVLGTPNPECDKEVLGTPKPASEGLNTPEHDKEVLDTPKPASEGLDTPEHDKEVLDTPEPASEGLDTPEHDKEVLGTPEHDEEALGTPKPASERLDTPEHDTESLDTPEHDTEGLDIPEPDIEALGTPEPASKGLDIPERDTEALSTPKSATESSDTPMPETEALDTSEPATEALDTPEPDTEALDTPKSAMEALDTPEPDTEALDTPEPAMETLDTPKSAIEALDTPEPDTETLDTPKSAMEALDTPKPATEALDTPKSATEGLDTPKHDKEGLATPRSAMESWDTPEPDSEALDTPKPDMEALGTPKSATEGLDNPEPDMEALGIPKSAMKGPDTPEPDMEALDTSEPATEALDTPDHDMEALGTPKSAMEGPDTPESDVDILGTPEPEMEALDTPKPDVDILDTPEPDMEALDSPEPDMEALATPLPETEALDTPEPDTEGPDTPKPDTEGLHTPKPITEARDTPEPDTEGLETPEPAMDTPAMEARDIPEPDTEAGDTPKPATEALETPKPDMEALDTPEPDTEALDIPEPATKALDTPEPDTETLDTPEPATKPDTEALDTPEPDMETLDTPERAMKALDTPEPDTEALDTPEPDMETLDTPEPATKALDTPEPDTEALDTTEPATEAPDTPEPPTKGLDTPEPDTETLDTPEPATEALDTPERASSGKEVAEDVLVPEWRACPDAGVHTGGGAEPHLLPKEAQGAKNQWSGGLKPRPQGAGKAPRSSSPEGCPAACPEVSQAQPPSPVEEGRATPEPRLPGAVASEAWLGSCAEPPLRAVPRLGEGYPKEPAPTSPPPSWQPEPVLSLGSSQRAQAAPRIPGPFPPQSLESPTGGLPRAPQDSILGSEPSAAGVLVEAAPPPMALPGPCPCQGPREDSMEGEEPPGSPSLPSPKAGAQRAVAAFSGTTNLQGAGQRVTLPPHAPLLSPKAASKRGSHAKDLASQLSPPCQVPPGSGPWSPAGPRGLPATEHQDDQDSLEEDSPRAPGSGQHSDSHGESSAELEENFSGPQSAQCPAQAAAGSGSEETVAKAKQSRSEKKARKAMSKLGLRQIQGVTRITIQKSKNILFVIAKPDVFKSPASDTYVVFGEAKIEDLSQQVHRAAAEKFKVPAEPSALVPESAPGPHVRPCEEEEGGEEEEEVDEAGLELRDIELVMAQANVSRAKAVRALRDNQSDIVNAIMELTM